The Cognatishimia activa nucleotide sequence GCCACGCTGAGCTGCATATTGGACAAGTTAAACGGACCGCGCACACGGTTCAGAACATCGATCAGCTCTTTGGGTGCGTAGCCCCAGCCAACGCGCAGGCCTCCAAGACCGTAAATCTTGGAAAACGTTCGGGTCATAATCACGTTGTCCCGAGCATCAACCAGACCCGCACCGCCGTCATAGCCTTCAACAAATTCGGTATAAGCCCCGTCATGCACAAGCAGGCAACCATCAGGCAGCCCATCGGCAAGACGTGCTACTTCATTGCCTCCAACCATCGTGCCTGTCGGGTTGCCGGGGTTTGCAATGAATACGATCTTTGTTTTGTCTGTGCACGCAGCGAGGATCGCATCCACATCCACCACGCGTTCACGTTCCGGCACCACGACAGGTGTCGCACCACAGCCGTGCACAAGAATAGGGTACATCGAGAAGCCGTGCTCTGTGTAGATGATCTCATCCCCAGGTCCCGCAAAACACTGGGCAATGAAGTGCAAGATCTCATCAGACCCCACACCACAGATAATCTGTTCGGCTGAAAGATTGTGGACCTCGGCAATGGCATTGCGAAGGTCAGCATGATCCGTATTTGGATAGCGATGCAAATTCAAACCAGATTTGCGGTACGCTTCTTTGGCGGCGTCTCCCGCCCCATAGGGGTTTTCATTGGACGAGAGCTTTACGATGTCACTCACGCCTTCCACGGTCGATTGGCCGCCCTGATAAAGCGCAATTTCCATAATGCCCGGCTGAACTTCGATCTTGGTCATAATCGGTCCCTTTAATTCGACATCGTTCTAGAACCATTCGAGAACAGAAGAAATGCCAATTCGTCTCGCCGCGACACTCTGCAGACCCGGATGCGGCAAAGATAATACACTCAGGCTGATTTGATGAACTCGACACCTCACCGAGGAGTTTGTCCGTTCCAAGCGCAATTCTGTCCAACCAGCGCAAGTCAGATCTGAGTGCAGAGCTTAGGCTGCCGTTCATAACTCGGAGAGATCGATGGAACTAGATCGCAGATATAACGCGGCCGCCCCCAACTGGCGGCGCATGCTGGAAGACCACGGTTTTCCTGCCGCCTATCGGAAGTTGGCCACAGAGGCCCCGCATAGCCGCGCCCAAAGACTGATTGATGTCGGATCAGGGAGCGGCGAACTGTCCAAAGCCTATTGCCAGGTCAGACAGCGCCCCATCGAGCACGTCCTTCTGGACCGAGCGCAATCGATGTTGGATCAAGCCCAACAGACCTTCCCGTCTGCAGCAGCGATCCAGCAAGATTTGTTTGGATACATGCCCAATCAGTCATTTGATGTCACGCTCTGTGCCCATGTCATTGAACATTGCCCTAACCCGCAGGCTGCCTTTCATCACCTTGCCCGCATCACCGCCCCCGGCGGCTCTTTGCTTTTAGCGATTTCACGTCCGCATTTCTGTCAGGTCTTCATTTGGCTCAGATGGCGGCATCGCTGGTTCTCAGCAGATGCTGTCAAAGCCATAGGAGAAGCCGCGGGGCTGGAGCTGCGCAGAACAATCCCCTTTGAGAAAGGCGTGCCTGCCCGCGTGTCTCAAGGCTACCACTTTGTAAAACCTCAGATATAGGAGAGCACTATGTTCATCGCCCACGTAGAATTCCGCGTCACAGACAGCGAACGAGACGCAGCTCTGAAAGTCTTGATCAATGAAGCCGCGACTGTGCGCGGTATGCCGGGGAATTTGAAATTCCAAGCCTTCCTTAATCCCGAACAACCCAACACCATCGAGATCATGCACGAATGGCAGTCCGAGGAGGGTTTCACGGCCTATCTGGCCTCTGACAGTTTCGCATCCGTCGGCGCAGCGCTGGGTCCACAGATGCTAGCCCCACCCGTCTCTAAAAGATTTATTGCCAACCCGGTCGATGCCTGACCGATCCCGCGTTATGCTCCAATTATGACTGACCCCCCTGCCTACGCCTTTGTAAAAGATTTCGACCCAGAGCCCACCAAAACACTCGTGATGGACCGCCACTATCTGCTTTATGCGGCCAAGGGTGCGATGCGGCTCGAAGCAGAGGGCAAAGGCTGGACGCTCCCCCCTGCCCGTGCTGCCCTTATTCATGCGGGCCGAGAGATCAAAGTCACCATGCCGCAAAAACTGTCGGCCTGTTCGGTCCTCTTTGACCCGTCTTTTGTGAAACCACCACCTGCGAGCCTTTCGGTCTTTGAGATGACACCGCTGGCCCGTGAATTGGTGTTGGCCTGCCGCGACTATGACCCCCAAAGCACCTTGGACGACTACGGTGAGCAGCTTTTTAAGATGCTTGCAGCAAATACATGGAAACTTGCGGAAACACCGACAAAAGCAGGTCTGCCATCGGGTCAAAGCGAAGCTGTCAAAGCAGCCCTTGTCCTGACAGAAGAACAACTTGCTGGCACCCCGAATTTCGAAGAAATCGCAGCAAATGTCGCTGTCAGCCCCCGCACCCTCGCGCGTCGGTTTTCAGAAGAACTTGGCATGAACTGGCGCCAAGCTTTGCGCAGATTACGCATGAACCGCGCAATCGAAGCGCTCGCTGACCCGCAACGCCAAATCACCGAGATTGCCTTTTCTGTTGGCTACAGCTCCTTATCCGCGTTCAACACCGCATTTCGCGATTTCAGCGGGCGCACACCTACGGAATTCAGGGCGAGTTTTGGCGGGTAGAGTATTTGTAATAAAAGATGTGCAAGGTCTGCTCTGCGGACAAAGGAGGCTTTCGCTGTACGTGCTCCAATGTCTGCTTCACAATTGCCGCATCTCAATTGGTTTTAACTCGGGTGGCAACTTTCAACAGTTTCTGGAAGCGAGAACATTCGAAATGGTCCTCATAAGGGCAGTTCGCTACATGACGCAGCATGTCGGCAAGATTGACCAATCGTTTGGCCTGATCTTCCAGATTGCTGGCCTTATCGATCAGCGCAGCGCGAGGAATGACTGTTGCTCCGGGTCGGTTTAGAACCGATCCTATCTCATCGAGCGTGAACCCTGCCGATTTCGCGAGAATGATCAGGGCCAGCTGCTGGAGAACATCTGGCTCATATTGTCGGCGCAGCCCGTTTCGAGCAACCGAACCAATGAGCTTCTTTTTTTCATAGTAGCGCAGCCCCGAAGCGCTCACGCCAGACTGGTCTGACACCTCAGCGATATCCAGAAGTTTCTCCATACGAAAACCTATTGACCTGAACTTAGCTTCAAGTTGTAGGCTGTGTGTTCAGTTTTTGCAATGGAGCCGTTTGGGTGAGCGATTCATACATATCTACGGATCAAGAAAAGGCACTGGCGATTCTGTCTGGCCCCAGTCTTTCGATTGTTCTTGCGTCACTGGGCACCAGCACTGCTGCTGTCACTTTACCGGAGCTTTCAGAGAGCTTTCAGGATCATGGCGTCAACCCTGCCCTGGTGGTGTCTGCCTACATTTTGGCAACCACTGCATTCATCGTCCCGGTCGGACGCGCTGGCGATCTTTGGGGCAGGCGCTCTGTGCTTGTCGTCAGTCTATGTCTCTACACATTGGGCGCACTCCTTGCCCTTCAAGCGCCTACGCTACCGATCTTGATTGCAAGCCGATTTATCCAAGGCATGGGGGCTGCCGGAATGATGGCAATGCCACTGGCCTTGGTTCGCGACTTTATTCCATCAGGCCGGGTCGGACGATGGATGGGAGCAATGGGAACGATGTCTGCTATTGGCACAGCATCCGGTCCTGCCATTGGAGGCGCTGTTGTGGCTACATTCGGCTGGCGCGCCGTCTATCTGTTGCAGATACCTTTGGCTTTGGCCGCACTAGCACTTTGTTTTCTCTACATTCAAAACCTCAGACATACCAACGAACACAGGGAATTTGACCTTCCTGGCGCAAGCGTTTTGGCTTTTTCTTTGGCGGCTCTAACGTTCCTAATTTCTGATTTGGCCGGTGGCTTTGATCTTGCCATTGCAATACTCGCAGTTGCCGCTGGTGTCGCATTCCTCGCGTTCCTTTGGATTGAGAAACGCTCTGTGTCACCAATCATCCCGCTTAGTTTACTGCGGTCTAAGCATGTGCGCGTCAGTCTTGTCATGAACGCGATCGTGTCTCTCGTCATGATGGGTATTTTAGTGGTCGGACCATTCTTCTTGATGCATGGGCTTGAGTTGACGATTGCCCAGATGGGGCTGGCGATGTCTGTCGGCCCGATTGCATCTGCCTTAAGCGGCATTCCGGCAGGACGATTGACGGAAAGGATTGGAGCTAATCGCGCGGTGCTAGTGGGTGCATCCGCGATGGTTATCACAACCTCTTTGATGGCGGGCCTCCCTTACATATTCGGGCTTGCCGGTTTCTTACTGGCTTTTTTGATGCTTTCGCCCAGCTATCAGATTTTCTTGGCTGCACTGAACACGTCGGTGATGGCGCAGACATCAGAACCGGATCGTGGAGTGACCTCAGGTATTCTCAATCTGAGCCGCAATTTCGGTTTTATCTTGGGAGCAGGAGCTGTCAGCGCCCTTTTCTGGTCTCTGGCAGATGTCGAAGGCAACGCAGGCGATTTAACAGTTCAAATCCGCGCTGCAATGGCAGGAACATTTGCGATTTGCTCTTTTCTAAGCCTCGGTGTGGTGGTCTTCGCAGTCCTCTTGCACAGAAACCAAAACAGCGTTCCGAAAACTGAAAACAGACATTCGTAGAATGGCGCAGCATTTGTCGTTTTGGGCTCACAGCTGACATTCTTCTCCCAAGAAAAACAAAAATACCGCGCTGGTTGCCCAGCGCGGTTTCGGTAATTCTTTGAATGTCAGCGAAAAACTTAGTTCTTCGCGTAGAATTCAACAACCAGGTTTGGTTCCATAACAACCGGGTATGGCACATCGGACAGGCCTGGGGTGCGCACGAAAGTTGCAGTCATTTTGGAGTGGTCTGCGTCGATGTAGTCAGGAACATCACGCTCTGCCAGTTGAGTTGCTTCCAGCAGAACTGCCAGTTGCTTGGAACGATCACGCACTTCGATCACGTCGCCTTCTTTGACGCGGTAGGATGGGATGTTCACTTTCTTGCCGTTCACTTTCACGTGGCCGTGGTTCACGAACTGACGTGCAGCAAAAACAGTCGCAACGAATTTCGCGCGGTAGACAACTGCGTCCAGGCGGCGCTCCAGCAGACCGATCAGGTTTTCACCTGTGTCGCCGTTCACACGAACCGCTTCACCGTAGATGCGACGGAATTGTTTCTCGGTCAGGTCACCGTAGTAACCTTTCAGCTTTTGCTTCGCGCGCAGCTGGATACCGAAGTCAGAAAGTTTGCCCTTACGGCGCTGACCGTGCTGGCCTGGGCCATATTCGCGACGGTTCAGTGGGGACTTAGGACGGCCCCAGATGTTTTCGCCCATGCGGCGATCGATTTTGTACTTGGCAGCAGTTCTCTTAGTCATCTGCTGATCTCCTTCGTATAGGGTTTCGAAGGGCGTTGTCCTCTTCCCGGATTTGGCCGGAATGACAGGAATCCCCTTGCGGGGGCCACCAACACCAATGAAATGGGGCTTATAGCTAGGAATAAATGGGAGTCAACGGCCCAAAACCACAAACTTAAGCTGTTTTAGCCCAAACAGGTTTTTTGCCGATATGCTCGGTCAGGAAATCAATAAAGACCCGGACTTTGGCAGAGACCACATTGCTTTTGGGATAGATCAGCCAAAGTGCTGGCTTCTGCGCGATTTCATATTTCGGCAGCACCTGCACGAGCTGCCCTGATCCAAGCTCATCATGCACGAGCCAAAGTGAGCAGATGGATATGCCCGCGCCGGACAAAGTGGCCTGCTTTTGAGTCTGCCCATCGTTCAAAACCAAAGTGTGAGCACAACGCTTTGGATCGAAATCGGTGACAGTGCCATCTTCGGAAACCAACCCACGCGGATCTCGGTCCCGAAACGCAATCATTCGGTGGCTATCAAGCTCCGCAGGGTCTTCAGGCGTCCCAAACCGCGCCAAATACTCTGGGGATGCACAGAGGATGCGCTTGTCATCTGCAAGTTTGCGTGCGGTCAGGCTGCTGTCCTCCAGAACAGAATTGCGCAGTGCAAGATCATAGCTTCCTTCAATCAAGTCGAACTGCGCATCCGAAAAATGCAGATCAAGCATCAAGTCAGGATATGCGTCCATAAACGCTGGCAACAGCGGCGCTATGTAGATCTGGGCAAATGTGCTTGGCGCCGTGAACCGCAAGCGCCCACTTATGCTCGTCTGCCCTTTTCCAAGAACCGCCAATGCCGCTTCTTCCTGGGCAATCATTTCGCGGGCGTAGGGCAGAAAGTCCTGCCCCTCAAGTGACAGGGAGACTTTGCGCGTAGACCGGTGAAGCAACTCAGCCCCCAAAAACCGTTCCAATTTGGCAATCCGAGTGCTGGCCACCGCCGGAGCCATGCCAAGCGCCCGCCCTGCTGCACTGATGTTCAGCATTTCTGCCGCCAAAACGAATAATCGTAGGGTTTGAGTCTCCATATTTTATACTTTTTCGGAATACTGAAATCATTTCCAGCCCGTTTTTATATTTTTTCACTGCTTTAAGTCTGATGCAACACGGAAGCAGGAGCCTCTTATGACAAGAACAGCGATGGTTAATTACCATGTCCACAAACCGCATAGGCAAGCATTTGAGCTGGATGCCGGTGGTATTGTCGGCAATCTCATATCACCTGAGCTCGCTCCGACAGAAGTGACCGTTTATGATGAACGGGGCGTTGGGGCCGCGACGACATTTGAAGGATCATCTGTCGGCTTCAGCAGCTTCCCAACAGCTGTCACACAATTTGACAACACAGCGAATTGGCGCGCGACATACGATCAAGAGCTGACCAAGCTTTTGACCAGCGAGCTTGACGCGAAAGAAGTGGTGATCTTCGACCATACCGTTCGCCTTGATGACCCGGACGCAGATCGAAAACCCGCACGAAATGTGCATAGCGACTATAGCCTGCACGGCGCGAAACAGCGGATCATTGATATCCTCGGCGAAGGCACCGCCGAAGAGTGGAGCCAAGGGCACTACGCTTTCATCAATGTCTGGCGCCCGATCGACAATCCTATCAACTCTGCACCGCTGGGTTTCATCCTGCCAGAGAGTGTGGCCGATGACGACTGGATATTGCTCGACCTGATCTACCCGGATCGCAAAGGGCAGATCATGGGATTGGCCGCGAACCCGGATCATGAGTGGATTTATATGTCAAAGATGACCCCGGATGATGTCGCGTTTTTCAACATCTACGACAATCGCGGCCGCGCCTCTATCGCGCATAGCGCTTTGGACATGATCGAAGATCCCAACGTGTCCAGCATTCGCAAAAGCATCGAAAGCCGCACGCTGGTGCGCTTCTAAATTTCTCAGACGTATGGCGGACCTCCGCTCCTCAAAACTCCAAAGGACGACCATGACCAAAACTATTCTCATCACAGGCGCTACCGATGGCATCGGTCTAGTGACCGCTAAGAAACTGGCCGCCGAAGGACACACAGTCCTTTTGCATGGCCGTAGCAAGGCGAAGCTCGAAAATGCGGCCAAAGAAGTCGGCGGTGGACCGGAAACCTACATCGCAGATCTTTCTAAGATCGCCGATGTTCACGCTCTTGCTGCTGATATTCGAGAGAGCCACGCCACGATTGATGTCATCATCAACAACGCCGGCGTTTTCAAACTCCCTAACGCAAAAACTGCGGAAGGATTTGATACGCGTTTCATGGTCAATACATTCGCGCCTTACATTCTGACTGAGGCTCTGTTGCCAATCCTGTCCAAGGGCGGCCGGATCGTGAACCTCTCCTCCGCCGCACAAGCCCCTGTCGACCTGCAGGCCATGCTTGGCCAGCGGCAACTTGACGACATGGGTGCCTACGCTCAAAGCAAATTGGCAATCACCATCTGGTCGCATGAACTCGCACAGGAACTCGGTGAAAATGCGGTCGTCGTGGCAGTCAACCCAGGCTCATTGCTGGCTTCCAAGATGGTCAAAGAAGGGTTTGGCGTCGCCGGCAACGATCTGAACATAGGTGCGGACATTCTGATCGCGGCGGCTCTGGGAAATTCTTTTGCAAACGCGTCAGGCAAGTACTTTGACAATGACAGCCGAACCTTTGCCTCCCCGCATTCAGCGGCCCTAGATGCAGACCATCGCGCACAGGTGATGCAGGGCATCAAAGACGCCGTAGCGCGGCTTGGTTAAGCCGCAACCACTTACAATAGCTAGAGAAACGACAATGCAAACAAATGCACTTGAACAGGCACGCTCTGTAGAACGGCCAACCCGCGACGAGCAGCTGATGCGCGCGCCATCGGTTCAACGTTTTTGGGCCGACAACCGGAACCTTCTTCAAGAGGCTTGGTCGGAATGGGAAAACAATGAAGCCGAAGGTTTGGGGCCGGACGACAGCCTATATGACCCTCATTTGCGCGCAGCTGTTGAGCAAGCGTGGCAAAACCCAAGCTCCGAGGCCGCGGTCAAGGATCTGTGGGAGGAAGTCTTCCCTGGTGTCTATAAGGCTCAATTCTTCGACCCAGAACAGCTAAGGTCCTTTCGGGACTACCTTGAGAACGTCGCGGATGCGGGCATCCCTCTTCGTCCTCCCTATGGCATCTCGCTGAACCGGGGCGGTGCGATGTTGGACAGTCGGTCGGAAGGTTTCCTTGCCGCGCCACAGTTCCAATCGTTCTACCAAGGTCTGATGAACAGCTACATGCGCCCAATCTCGCGGCTCTTGTTCCCGGATGTCATGGGGTATGACACGCAGACCTTTGGGTTCTCGATCCAGTGGCAAGCCGACAAAGACACCTCGCTGCGCGCGCACACGGATGCATCAGCAGTTACGCTGAACATCAATTTGAACCTGCCCGGAGAAGACTTCTCAGGCTCTGGTGTCCGCTTTTTCGACCGCGCAACACGCCGGGTAGAAGAGTTGACTTTCGCACCAGGCACCGCCCTGATCCACCACGGCAGTGTACCGCATGAATCCATGCCAATCACTGAGGGCGAACGTTCAAATATCGTGCTTTGGCTCTATGGCGATCACGGAGCCATTCCACCGCTAGGCACCGATGCAAAACCGGTGTCGCCGCAGGAACGCTGGACCACTCCATCGATTAAAAACGATGGTTTTGCACCCTTCTAAAACAAAGATAAGGCGATTGAAGTTCAATCGCCTTGTCCGCTTAGTACTTTCTACGATGTGTGTTTAAGCAGCCTCGTGACGCAGGATTGCTGCCTCTGAAGCAGTCAATTGGCGTCTCGCGTGATCGCCATAAGTATAAGGCCGCGCTTCCAATTCTGGGTTCAGACCCAAAAGCCGTTCTCTGTCTTCGGCATCCAGAGCTGACATAGCGGCATCAGCCGGATGGAAGCTTTCGGTCTCTACCCCGTTCGCGAAAATGATCTCATGCTGCGGCAACATAAGATGCATGTATGTCACCTCTCGAGAGCGATAATCCAAAGTCACCGACTGCCCATTTTCGAGCTGGCGCGCAGAGACCAAAACCTCAGGCGTATTGAACAATGCGCGGGCAACCTCGCCACGTACCAAGACGCGATGTTCAGGAGAAACCACCAGCTCGCGACGCGGCCAATCATGCCCCAAAGCGCCGGGACGAATGCGAATTGGGCGCAGTTTTGGTAACGCAAAGAGGCGCGCGCCTGTCATGCGGCGCGACCCGATCCATTGCACCTCCTGCGCACCGTTGTCCTTGGTGACAACAGCATCGCCTTCGCGCAACTGCTCGATCGGCACTGGTCCGGTTGGCGTTTCAATCAAAGTGCCCGGTGTGAAACAGATCACCCGTGCGGTTTCTGGATCAAGAGGATCATCGATGGCCGCATCCAACGAATGATGCACAACCCACAGATCAACGCCCTTTGGTGGAATTTGGTCAACAAACATCAAGAGCGGCGCGCCCTGCTCAACGTTGATCAGCGTCACGGTGTAACTTTGCTGGCCATCAGACACAACAAAAGAGCTGTCCTGCAGCGTTTCATCAACATCGATGTCCTGAATGCGATTTGTGCCCGTCATGGCCGCGCCAACAAGTTTGCGCACCATGCGAGCCGCCTTGCGCCGCAAGATCATTTCGCTTTCGCCACGCTCTAGTCGCAACAAGTCCGTTGGGCCATCAACCCGAACGGCGTCCCCACGCCAAGACCACACTGCGCCTTTCTGAATTGCGCTTAAGGGTGCAGTCCCAAGACCATCAACTTCTGTTTGCGACCAGGAAATGACGAACGTGCCAAGAAAGCCCGCTCCCATGTTCCGTGTCCTGCCTCAAATTCTTATTGGGCTGACGTTAACAAAAGTGATTCGCTCTGGGAAGCCCCTAAAGAATCTCGAATTGATACCAGTGGTTTAAAAGTCAAACCGTATACGCACCGCACCAACGACCTGGCCCTCGTCCTGGCCGGTAAACTCTGGGCTCAGCCAAGTCGCACCATAGTAGACGCTGGTGCTCTCACCCTGCCAGTTCATGCCGATGCGATACCGTTCACGGGTGTCTTCAATTGTGACGCCGGAAGATGCGGGCAGATAGATCGAGCTTTGAACAACGGCAAAATCAGCGCCTGCCAGAAATGACCAACCGGGGCGGTTCTGATATGTTGTCTGATAGCGCTGGCCGCTGACAGGATCGCGCACCAAAAGTTCGTCATGGCCAAATTGACCCAATGTGAAATCAAATCCCGCACGCAGCAGTGTTTCATCCCCTGCCCGTGCTTCGACAAATGGGCGCAGACGCGCGTTCTCGCTGAGTTCGT carries:
- a CDS encoding LysR family transcriptional regulator — its product is METQTLRLFVLAAEMLNISAAGRALGMAPAVASTRIAKLERFLGAELLHRSTRKVSLSLEGQDFLPYAREMIAQEEAALAVLGKGQTSISGRLRFTAPSTFAQIYIAPLLPAFMDAYPDLMLDLHFSDAQFDLIEGSYDLALRNSVLEDSSLTARKLADDKRILCASPEYLARFGTPEDPAELDSHRMIAFRDRDPRGLVSEDGTVTDFDPKRCAHTLVLNDGQTQKQATLSGAGISICSLWLVHDELGSGQLVQVLPKYEIAQKPALWLIYPKSNVVSAKVRVFIDFLTEHIGKKPVWAKTA
- a CDS encoding 2OG-Fe(II) oxygenase, whose protein sequence is MQTNALEQARSVERPTRDEQLMRAPSVQRFWADNRNLLQEAWSEWENNEAEGLGPDDSLYDPHLRAAVEQAWQNPSSEAAVKDLWEEVFPGVYKAQFFDPEQLRSFRDYLENVADAGIPLRPPYGISLNRGGAMLDSRSEGFLAAPQFQSFYQGLMNSYMRPISRLLFPDVMGYDTQTFGFSIQWQADKDTSLRAHTDASAVTLNINLNLPGEDFSGSGVRFFDRATRRVEELTFAPGTALIHHGSVPHESMPITEGERSNIVLWLYGDHGAIPPLGTDAKPVSPQERWTTPSIKNDGFAPF
- a CDS encoding class I SAM-dependent methyltransferase, whose amino-acid sequence is MELDRRYNAAAPNWRRMLEDHGFPAAYRKLATEAPHSRAQRLIDVGSGSGELSKAYCQVRQRPIEHVLLDRAQSMLDQAQQTFPSAAAIQQDLFGYMPNQSFDVTLCAHVIEHCPNPQAAFHHLARITAPGGSLLLAISRPHFCQVFIWLRWRHRWFSADAVKAIGEAAGLELRRTIPFEKGVPARVSQGYHFVKPQI
- the hisC gene encoding histidinol-phosphate transaminase, with product MTKIEVQPGIMEIALYQGGQSTVEGVSDIVKLSSNENPYGAGDAAKEAYRKSGLNLHRYPNTDHADLRNAIAEVHNLSAEQIICGVGSDEILHFIAQCFAGPGDEIIYTEHGFSMYPILVHGCGATPVVVPERERVVDVDAILAACTDKTKIVFIANPGNPTGTMVGGNEVARLADGLPDGCLLVHDGAYTEFVEGYDGGAGLVDARDNVIMTRTFSKIYGLGGLRVGWGYAPKELIDVLNRVRGPFNLSNMQLSVAEAAVRDTAFVERCRKDNAKMRAWLAEALAELGVPSDTSCANFILARFASEEEASACDEFLKKQGIIVRKVAGYGLPNCLRITVGDEAGCRRVAHAVKSFKEQAA
- a CDS encoding AraC family transcriptional regulator; this translates as MTDPPAYAFVKDFDPEPTKTLVMDRHYLLYAAKGAMRLEAEGKGWTLPPARAALIHAGREIKVTMPQKLSACSVLFDPSFVKPPPASLSVFEMTPLARELVLACRDYDPQSTLDDYGEQLFKMLAANTWKLAETPTKAGLPSGQSEAVKAALVLTEEQLAGTPNFEEIAANVAVSPRTLARRFSEELGMNWRQALRRLRMNRAIEALADPQRQITEIAFSVGYSSLSAFNTAFRDFSGRTPTEFRASFGG
- a CDS encoding Hint domain-containing protein, whose product is MGAGFLGTFVISWSQTEVDGLGTAPLSAIQKGAVWSWRGDAVRVDGPTDLLRLERGESEMILRRKAARMVRKLVGAAMTGTNRIQDIDVDETLQDSSFVVSDGQQSYTVTLINVEQGAPLLMFVDQIPPKGVDLWVVHHSLDAAIDDPLDPETARVICFTPGTLIETPTGPVPIEQLREGDAVVTKDNGAQEVQWIGSRRMTGARLFALPKLRPIRIRPGALGHDWPRRELVVSPEHRVLVRGEVARALFNTPEVLVSARQLENGQSVTLDYRSREVTYMHLMLPQHEIIFANGVETESFHPADAAMSALDAEDRERLLGLNPELEARPYTYGDHARRQLTASEAAILRHEAA
- a CDS encoding helix-turn-helix domain-containing protein, with the translated sequence MEKLLDIAEVSDQSGVSASGLRYYEKKKLIGSVARNGLRRQYEPDVLQQLALIILAKSAGFTLDEIGSVLNRPGATVIPRAALIDKASNLEDQAKRLVNLADMLRHVANCPYEDHFECSRFQKLLKVATRVKTN
- a CDS encoding putative quinol monooxygenase; this translates as MFIAHVEFRVTDSERDAALKVLINEAATVRGMPGNLKFQAFLNPEQPNTIEIMHEWQSEEGFTAYLASDSFASVGAALGPQMLAPPVSKRFIANPVDA
- a CDS encoding CmcJ/NvfI family oxidoreductase gives rise to the protein MTRTAMVNYHVHKPHRQAFELDAGGIVGNLISPELAPTEVTVYDERGVGAATTFEGSSVGFSSFPTAVTQFDNTANWRATYDQELTKLLTSELDAKEVVIFDHTVRLDDPDADRKPARNVHSDYSLHGAKQRIIDILGEGTAEEWSQGHYAFINVWRPIDNPINSAPLGFILPESVADDDWILLDLIYPDRKGQIMGLAANPDHEWIYMSKMTPDDVAFFNIYDNRGRASIAHSALDMIEDPNVSSIRKSIESRTLVRF
- the rpsD gene encoding 30S ribosomal protein S4; the encoded protein is MTKRTAAKYKIDRRMGENIWGRPKSPLNRREYGPGQHGQRRKGKLSDFGIQLRAKQKLKGYYGDLTEKQFRRIYGEAVRVNGDTGENLIGLLERRLDAVVYRAKFVATVFAARQFVNHGHVKVNGKKVNIPSYRVKEGDVIEVRDRSKQLAVLLEATQLAERDVPDYIDADHSKMTATFVRTPGLSDVPYPVVMEPNLVVEFYAKN
- a CDS encoding MFS transporter, producing the protein MSDSYISTDQEKALAILSGPSLSIVLASLGTSTAAVTLPELSESFQDHGVNPALVVSAYILATTAFIVPVGRAGDLWGRRSVLVVSLCLYTLGALLALQAPTLPILIASRFIQGMGAAGMMAMPLALVRDFIPSGRVGRWMGAMGTMSAIGTASGPAIGGAVVATFGWRAVYLLQIPLALAALALCFLYIQNLRHTNEHREFDLPGASVLAFSLAALTFLISDLAGGFDLAIAILAVAAGVAFLAFLWIEKRSVSPIIPLSLLRSKHVRVSLVMNAIVSLVMMGILVVGPFFLMHGLELTIAQMGLAMSVGPIASALSGIPAGRLTERIGANRAVLVGASAMVITTSLMAGLPYIFGLAGFLLAFLMLSPSYQIFLAALNTSVMAQTSEPDRGVTSGILNLSRNFGFILGAGAVSALFWSLADVEGNAGDLTVQIRAAMAGTFAICSFLSLGVVVFAVLLHRNQNSVPKTENRHS
- a CDS encoding SDR family NAD(P)-dependent oxidoreductase, with protein sequence MTKTILITGATDGIGLVTAKKLAAEGHTVLLHGRSKAKLENAAKEVGGGPETYIADLSKIADVHALAADIRESHATIDVIINNAGVFKLPNAKTAEGFDTRFMVNTFAPYILTEALLPILSKGGRIVNLSSAAQAPVDLQAMLGQRQLDDMGAYAQSKLAITIWSHELAQELGENAVVVAVNPGSLLASKMVKEGFGVAGNDLNIGADILIAAALGNSFANASGKYFDNDSRTFASPHSAALDADHRAQVMQGIKDAVARLG